The window GAAAGTCCCACGCTCACTCCCTCAAAGCTGGAACACTGTCGCTTTCAGAACTCGGTGCCTACGGTGTCAACACGGATCAGGGGTCTTTCGAAGGGGAAGGAGAGGGATTCTCTGATGCAGAGCAGAGCACGGACACGGACGAGGACACCCTCAGTGACCCACTGCTGCTTCTGGACTCGCCAATGGAGGGATCTGATTACACAGCAGTGAAAGTCCTGAATCTCATCGCTCAGAAAAAGGGAGCCACATCAATGTCACCCCAGGAGGGCTTATCCCAACCCCAAGAAATCAATGCACCTCCAATCCCAGCGGAGGCTGGCCGTGCAATTCAGTCCTGCACTATCAAACAAAGGCTTGCACTTCGACTTTCTGAAAAACGAAGCAGCGACTCTGAGAACAACCTGTCGCTCCCAAGCCAGTCAAGCAAAGGAAGCACTGACTCAGGGTACTTCTCTCGCTCTGAGAGCTCTGAACACCAGACAGGTCCTCCAAACGCAAATGCAAAGTCCTATCAGGAAATCATGTTTGGAAAGTGTTATCGGCCAAGCCCCAAACAGACCTCAACTTTTGCTGCTTGTAGTTCCGAGTCATGTCACGAGTACACTGAGAAGCTCTCAGAAAGAGGCGTCTCGCGAGTTTTCACCCAAGAAAAGGAGACTGTTGAGTCtatcaaaataaacacaaagtcaCTGATAAGAGACGAGGTGAAGGAGCTGCAGTTAGACCCTGAAATGGGACCGCTCATGAGAAGCAACTCTATGCCAACATCTTCAGCGGTTGGTCTGACGATGCCACAAGCGCTCCGAGGCAGCCACTCGTTCGATGAGAGAACAGGCACCGGGGGCATGAGGAGACTTCAGCGGCAGGCTGCTTTTGAGACACACGATGGCCACACGGATGCTGACAACCACGGGAAGATGGGGGAGGTTAGCGTTTCCCCCGTGGGGCTGGAAATGGAAAACTACTCCCTCGTGGTGACCAGTATGACCCAACAAAGACATGCGGTGGAACTGGCAACACGGAAACGTCGCAAAGAAAAGAGGGAAGAGGAGGAAATGCCGGGCCAATATGAAGGCCATCAAGAGCAGTGTGAAGACATGTTGGAGTCAACCAAAGACTATGATTTAAAACAAGCAGCAATGGGCATTATTGCTCTAGGGAGAGGATATTCGGAGAGGTGTGACATGGACCTTTCTGTCACCCCTGAAATGTCAGCGCGAAAAACCTTAGGGAACGTCATTTCTGTGATTCAGCACACCAATTCAATAACCAAGCCTCACGTTGAGCAGTCAGAGTATTTTAAATATCACGGTCCGAGATCGGAGGGCATCCCTTCGTATCAGCTGATGGAGGCAAGCGACTCTTTCGAGATGGAAGGTGACGGCAGGTCAAGGCAGTCTGTCCAACTTGGACCCAAACTTATTCGACAGTCCAACATACAAGTACCAGAAATCCGGGTCACCGTCGAGCCTGATAGTCCAGAAAAAGCTCCAGAGGTGCAGGTGAAGGAACCAGAGAAGCACACAGATGAGTTTCAGTGGCCTCAAAGGAGTGAAACTTTAGCACAATTCCCTCCAGAAAAGCTCCCTCCAAAGAAGAAAAGGCTTCGCTTAGCAGAAATTGAGCACTCCTCGGGCGAGTCTAGCTTCGAGTCTGCCTGCACCAGTCTTTCCCGCAGCCCGAGTCAGGACAGCAATCTGTCTTACAGCTCCACTTTTTCCTTTGACAGGGAAGAGAACTTAAAGTCAGCCTCACCAGCCAGGCAAGATGAATTTGGCAAACCCCTGGAGCTCCTTGCTGTGCCCGGCAGTGGGCACTCCCTGTCTGTGCTCAGCCAGCGGCAACAGCACGAAATGAGACGCTCTTCCTCTGAGCAAGCGCCATGCAACTTGCGCAAAGACTTCCCAGAGGTTCGGAGTGTTTCATTTGACTACGGCAGCCTTTCCCCAACGTCCAAAGTTAGACACACAGACGTCGGCGAAGTCATTGAGAAAAGGAGGGTGAACTTGGTCCGACAAGAGTCCTTGAATATGGACACAGAGGTGCCACAAGCGCTCCCACAGTACCTAAGCACCACCTCTTCTCTGTTCCCAGCTGTTCTACCGCATGCTTTGCCAATGTTTTCCACCACAAATGTGTTTCCCCAGCTGCCACAACCAAGCTTGTTGGTTCCCGTTCGAATCCAGACCCATGTGCCGTCCTTTGGCAGCATCACGTACACCTCAGTATCTCAGATTGTTGACAATATGTATGACAGCGTGAGATCTGTTACTGCAATTCTTCAGAGTCGGAGTTCACAGTTCTGTGGAAGTCCTGATCCTCATCATGGACCGTCTCAGCCCAAACCTCTGGCAGTTCAAACTTTCAATTCTGAAGCCCTTGATTTATCATCAGCTAAGCTCAAAACGGGCTTCCCTCTGTCCCTGACCTCCAGAACCATCTCTACCACCAACGCCTCCAGTGGAGGCGCAAGCAAACGTATGCTGTCACCTGCCAGCAGTCTGGACATGTTCATTGAGGTCAAGCAGCAAAAACGGGTCAAGGAAGAGAGAATGTTTGGGCAGATTGTAGAGGAGCTGAGTGCTGTGGAGCTGGGAAAATGCCAGTTAAGTGAGAAGAAGAGTTTAAAAATGCAGACTGCACCAGCAGCTCCCGCTCAGGGGGAGTCATGCAGGACTGCATTTGTCGACCTTTATCAAAAAGGGACGGAGGCCGTCGACCAAGGCGCGGAGGCCTCCTCCTCGCCTCCTCATGTCTTTCTATCAGTCAGCGAAGTGAAGGTGCAGATGGAGACGGGAGCACAGCTGGTTTCCAGCCCAGACATCCTGACCTCAGACACCAAGCATCCTAGGCTCATATCTCACTTTCCAAGTCTTCGCACCACGACAGGTGTAAGCTGGTGTTATCTCAACTTCACTAAGCCGAGCTGCTCTCACGCCGACACCGCTCTTTCCTCGGTTTATGCTACATGGTGCGCGATTTCCCACAATCCCAATCCTCTGGAGCTAAGTACCAGCGCTGCTCTGGCTCTGCTGCAGTCCAGACAGAAGGGAGAAAAGGTCATTTACACCATGGCAGCCATGTGCCCGCCCGGCACGGGGAAGCTCGTTTCATCCCTCCTCTTATGGAGGCAGAGCGCTGAACAGGTGAGGAAAGGGTTCCATCCATCAGTGGAGAGTCATGCATTGTGCTTGTTGTCTGTTGAACTCATCACATTGCATAATGTTACCAAATCTGATACGTTCAACCACCACGTTTGTCAGAGTTTAGATGAAGAATAAAGCAAACCTTCTAAATGGGGTTTTTCAGCACAGCAGGAGATAGTGCGTGTTTACAAAACATGCTGTGTAATTCCATGTGTGATACATAACGCTGGAAGGATCACGTTACAACATCGATGTGGAGGCCGCTCAGAAAGGGTGCTAACGCTGTTTGTGTTCATCTGattcagctgcagaggaaaccAGAGCCCAAAGAAGTGGACAACGTCACCTTCGGGAAGAAAGCGAAAGACATCAGCTGCAGAGCCAAAACCGCCAAGGAGGAGTGGAAAGACAGGGAGGCCTCCGCAAACCAGACAGCGCCAACACGGATTAAGATCTTTGAGGGAGGGTCAGTCAAGACGGGAGGCATCAGAACACTTGTCACTTGTGCTCGCTGGAAGTGCCACTGCTTTTGCTGCCGCTATTTTAAGATCTTATCAGCTGTGCTCTTTTTCACCCCCATTTAGAACTAAAAATACACAGGTCTATGCTAAAGTACCAGCCCATGTCTTTATTTACTCCCAAAGAAGCAGACTTCTTTGTAATCctttgacagtttttctttcttcatcaaTAATATTTTACAAACAGAATAGCTCTTTAACCCAAATGCTCCTAAGAATAACTatgaggaaaataatgaaaagtaTGCCTGCACTAGAGTTTTCTGTGTCTTTGACAACGATTACTCTCCTCTAAAAATGAGGTCACTGGAGAGTCGGGTCAGTACTAAAAAtgagaagagaaaaaataactGCAGACCAGGACGAACGAGATTCCACGTCTGTTTTGATACGACTGACTTCAACAACCAGGAGTCTGTTTGGCTTTAGAATCAGATAAGCAGAGGAAGAGGTGATGCCatcacatttcatttttctgtgttcGGTGTTCTCTGGTTCATCGCAGAGGCTTCGTTCCATAAATAACCCACGAAATGTGAAATCTGAACAGTAGGATTAGAGATGTTTTAGGGCGGCAAAACTCCCCACTACGCACTtcctacacttttctcagacagacacgaacattttcacacttttctctcttgtttaaactcaaagTCCAGGATTATACAATGAACAGAAAGATCTGATcctgatcaaagatttatgtagatttggcaaactgagTGTGCAGCTCTGTGCAGGAGACACAGCattgaggagattgattgacaaggttaacagccaatcaggaagcagaacacaaaaaaagtgcaaaGTTGCATTGAAACAAACCCCCAGAAAGATGAACGGTGATGTATTTTCAGCTTCGTACTAACATAGATGACAggcgactattgatgatgtcatcaagtgGTTGTGTCGTCCAAATTTGAAGACactggttgtgtctgaattctttCCCTACTCACTACGAAGCGCGTTCACCATTTTCTAGtttgtccaaatctacaattccaaaatccagagccctttatatttcccagaagtctcagcaaaaaaaccagtgtgcatccatgctcactagataggcaaatataaaccacaatgcattgcgtcggaacaatttttaccaaaaaaatgtacttttttttactaaaccatcaacgtttttatcttcagaagacagcgGATCATAAAAAATCATCACAAAACGCTCAAATCAATTAAAATTTTTAgtagtttttagtagttagggtggGA is drawn from Oryzias latipes chromosome 22, ASM223467v1 and contains these coding sequences:
- the LOC101167085 gene encoding transcription factor HIVEP2 encodes the protein MESLETTAGLKGSTEGHDTNVLQNKCTSEAEQTKRRPSAGSEGKVWHHQRGEAQSGVTCGSKEMPDSGKSVQLQDQVPKGQATSHHDHEVHSAPSSKLLSAGRQKVAAQPLGNASHRKSPEVQQQSSPLGTDSLLEATSRAEQKAQKPGKYVCDYCGRACAKPSVLKKHIRSHTGERPYPCVPCGFSFKTKSNLYKHRKSHAHSLKAGTLSLSELGAYGVNTDQGSFEGEGEGFSDAEQSTDTDEDTLSDPLLLLDSPMEGSDYTAVKVLNLIAQKKGATSMSPQEGLSQPQEINAPPIPAEAGRAIQSCTIKQRLALRLSEKRSSDSENNLSLPSQSSKGSTDSGYFSRSESSEHQTGPPNANAKSYQEIMFGKCYRPSPKQTSTFAACSSESCHEYTEKLSERGVSRVFTQEKETVESIKINTKSLIRDEVKELQLDPEMGPLMRSNSMPTSSAVGLTMPQALRGSHSFDERTGTGGMRRLQRQAAFETHDGHTDADNHGKMGEVSVSPVGLEMENYSLVVTSMTQQRHAVELATRKRRKEKREEEEMPGQYEGHQEQCEDMLESTKDYDLKQAAMGIIALGRGYSERCDMDLSVTPEMSARKTLGNVISVIQHTNSITKPHVEQSEYFKYHGPRSEGIPSYQLMEASDSFEMEGDGRSRQSVQLGPKLIRQSNIQVPEIRVTVEPDSPEKAPEVQVKEPEKHTDEFQWPQRSETLAQFPPEKLPPKKKRLRLAEIEHSSGESSFESACTSLSRSPSQDSNLSYSSTFSFDREENLKSASPARQDEFGKPLELLAVPGSGHSLSVLSQRQQHEMRRSSSEQAPCNLRKDFPEVRSVSFDYGSLSPTSKVRHTDVGEVIEKRRVNLVRQESLNMDTEVPQALPQYLSTTSSLFPAVLPHALPMFSTTNVFPQLPQPSLLVPVRIQTHVPSFGSITYTSVSQIVDNMYDSVRSVTAILQSRSSQFCGSPDPHHGPSQPKPLAVQTFNSEALDLSSAKLKTGFPLSLTSRTISTTNASSGGASKRMLSPASSLDMFIEVKQQKRVKEERMFGQIVEELSAVELGKCQLSEKKSLKMQTAPAAPAQGESCRTAFVDLYQKGTEAVDQGAEASSSPPHVFLSVSEVKVQMETGAQLVSSPDILTSDTKHPRLISHFPSLRTTTGVSWCYLNFTKPSCSHADTALSSVYATWCAISHNPNPLELSTSAALALLQSRQKGEKVIYTMAAMCPPGTGKLVSSLLLWRQSAEQLQRKPEPKEVDNVTFGKKAKDISCRAKTAKEEWKDREASANQTAPTRIKIFEGGYKSNEEYVYVRGRGRGKYICEECGIRCKKPSMLKKHIRTHTDVRPYVCRVCNFAFKTKGNLTKHMKSKAHMKKCLELGVSATMDETEIQEHDSKAEVAATTKHQFSDAEDSDIMDEEADEIEEDEDEDEDYEGDSTPKLRSRSTSPQLCGATPLSVTSTATVHGCSLASLSGPDTAQPPPSRTSDHPRVSTFDHSDKSMDEDSLAVLSPDQTNALFDPYSSCLLSPGWESPIREPSPSRLRFPSPRRELPARGRSYPRWDTSPLRPNSPSFKSIQHPSPVSLERSTSPGTELVGKRECSVRGRQRVVLRAVSPRRGSHQHKGGGDKTRHQTKLEMSPLPGALDVEMDQRSSAASTPSGASSSQHQNVLSHLPLHSQQQAHSLLPLVPVGGLQTLPSPGTEATPSREQSPQSSEGQLCSSREGSVHGPEAVGEDVGESPPELGVRDGRQEEGVQTCLKAIASLKITTEDPH